DNA sequence from the Halobacterium sp. DL1 genome:
ACTTCGAGGCTCTCGTCGACCCGCTCACCCAGACCGAGGACAAAGACCAGGTCGGTCCCGAGGACGCCCGCGTCGAGTCGTTCCACGACGCGCTCCAGGACGACGACCTCGCCGAACTCGTCGAGGAGAAATTCGGCAGCGTCGTCGACCCCCAGCAGAACCGCCTGAACGCGCTCTCCACGGCGCTGTTCACGACCGGGACGGTCATCTACGTCCCCCAGAACGTCGACGCCGAGGACGTCAAGATTCGGACGTCGATGAACTCCCGCTCGCTGTTCAACTACACGCTCGTCGTCACGGAGAAGAACTCCTCGGTGACCATCCTGGAGCGCCAGGACACCGGCGAGGAGGTCGACGGTGAGCGCTACTACAGCGGCATCGTCGAGGTCGACGCGGGCGAGAACTCCTACGTCCAGTACGGGAGCCTGCAGGACTTCGACCAGCAGACGTACAACTACACCAACAAGCGCGGCGACGCCGGGACCTACAGCACGGTGAACTGGATCGAGGGCAACCTCGGCTCCCGGCTGACGAAGACGAGCGTCTCCACGGAGCTCAACGGCGACTCCAGCGAGACGAAGATCGTCGGCGCGTTCTTCGGCCACGACGACCAGCACTTCGACCTCGACGCGAAGGTCTGGCACCGCGCCGAGCACACGACTGCGGACCTCGTCACCCGCGGCGTCATCGACGACCACGCCCGCTCCGTCTACGAGGGCGTCCAGGACGTCGGCCCTGACGCGTGGGACACGAGCTCCTACCAGCGCGAGAACACGCTGATGCTGAGCGACGAGAGCGAGGCCGACGCCTCCCCGAAGCTCATCATCAACAACCACGACACCGAGGCCTCCCACTCCGCGACGGTCGGCCAGATCGACCA
Encoded proteins:
- a CDS encoding SufB domain-containing protein — translated: MSTQIHKDISEETVRQLAAERDEPEWLLQTRLDALDALDDLDYPNVIQTPGRKWTNLEDLDFEALVDPLTQTEDKDQVGPEDARVESFHDALQDDDLAELVEEKFGSVVDPQQNRLNALSTALFTTGTVIYVPQNVDAEDVKIRTSMNSRSLFNYTLVVTEKNSSVTILERQDTGEEVDGERYYSGIVEVDAGENSYVQYGSLQDFDQQTYNYTNKRGDAGTYSTVNWIEGNLGSRLTKTSVSTELNGDSSETKIVGAFFGHDDQHFDLDAKVWHRAEHTTADLVTRGVIDDHARSVYEGVQDVGPDAWDTSSYQRENTLMLSDESEADASPKLIINNHDTEASHSATVGQIDQEDLFYMQNRGVPEQAATNMLVEGFFVPVLEEVEVDELREDLEARIHELLR